One genomic window of Chitinophagaceae bacterium includes the following:
- a CDS encoding Rieske (2Fe-2S) protein, which yields MQRRDFIKTSCLACISGLALSAFLESCGTTHHITANISGSDLIIPLAEFQLLKNELPQFKKYLVVQNDSLQYPICIYRLDEKNYTALWMRCTHQGAELQVFGDRLQCPAHGSEFSNTGKVSNSPATENLKTFPVTIENNQLRISLQ from the coding sequence ATGCAACGCAGAGATTTCATAAAAACTTCCTGCCTGGCTTGCATAAGTGGTTTGGCACTTTCAGCTTTTTTAGAAAGTTGCGGAACAACCCATCATATCACCGCAAATATTTCCGGTTCCGATTTAATCATTCCATTGGCTGAATTCCAACTACTAAAAAATGAGTTGCCGCAATTCAAAAAATACCTGGTAGTGCAAAATGATTCACTTCAATACCCGATTTGCATTTACAGGCTTGATGAAAAAAATTACACCGCCTTATGGATGCGCTGCACACACCAGGGCGCAGAGTTGCAGGTGTTTGGCGATAGGCTGCAATGCCCTGCACACGGAAGTGAATTCAGCAACACCGGGAAAGTATCAAACTCGCCGGCAACAGAAAATCTAAAAACTTTTCCAGTCACCATTGAAAACAATCAACTAAGAATATCCTTGCAATGA